The Rhodococcus rhodochrous DNA window GAACCGTTGCGTGAACAAGGGATTCCTGACCTACACGGGTAGGCCGTACCGACCTTGCGCGCCGAACCGGGCTTCGCGCGCGTTGCAGCGGCGGCGAGAATCGGTTCGGCGCGCGAGGATCGGCGGAACAGCGATCGATGCGTCAGCGACGAGGGACAGCGACGTACTTGACCTCGAGGAACTCGTCGATACCGATGGTGCTCCCCTCACGTCCGAGACCCGATGCCTTGATGCCGCCGAACGGTGCCGCGGGGTTGGACACGATGCCGGTGTTCAGCCCGACCATGCCGACCTCGAGCGCTTCGCTGACACGGAAACTGCGGTCGACGTCCTGGGTGAAGATGTATCCGGCCAATCCCCAGGGCGTTTTGTTGGCGATCTCGACGACCTCGTCCTCGGTATCGAAGACGACGATGGGTGCGACCGGCCCGAAGATCTCCTCGCTCATCAATGCGGAGTCCTTCGACACGTCGGCGAGGACGGTGGGTGGGTAGAAGTAGCCGGGTCCCTCGGACCGGCTACCGCCGCACACGACGCGCGCTCCGCGTTCCACGGCATCGGCGACGAGACGTTCCACCTTCGCCAGGGCCTTCTCCTCGACCAGCGGACCGACCTGGGTGCCCTCGACCAGGCCGTCCCCGACAACGAGGGCATCCATACGGGCAGCGAGCTTCTCGGCGAACCGATCGGCGACCGCGCGCTGCACGAAGATGCGGTTCGCCGCGGTGCACGCCTCACCCATGTTGCGCATCTTCGCGGCGAGCGCGCCGTCGACGGCCCGGTCGAGATCCGCGTCCTCGAACACGATGAACGGGGCATTCCCTCCCAGTTCCATCGAGCTGCGCATGACGTGCTGGGATGCCTGTTCGAGCAATCGGATGCCCACCGCGGTCGAACCGGTGAAACTGATCTTGCGTGCGATGCCGCTGGACATCCAGGTGGAGACGACCTCCCCGGGTGCGGTGGTGGGCACGACGTTCAGCACACCCTTCGGCACACCGGCCTCGATGAGCACGTCGACCAGGGCCAGCGAGGTCAACGGCGTCAGCTCCGAGGGTTTGAAGACGATGGTGCACCCGGCCGCGATCGCGGGTCCGATCTTGCGAGTGCCCATGGCGAGCGGGAAGTTCCACGGCGTGACGAGGACACAGGGTCCCACCGGTTCCTTGGACACCAGAATACGGGTAGCGCCGTCGCCGGTGCTGGTCACATCACCGCCGATGCGGACGGCTTCCTCGGAGAACCACCGGAAGAACTCTGCAGCGTAGGCGACCTCGCCCTTCGCCTCGGCGAAGGGCTTTCCCATCTCGGTGGTCATGATGGTCGCGAACTCGTCCTGCCGGTCCAGGATGAGCTCGTAGGCCCGGCGAAGGATGACGCTGCGTTCGCGCGGAGCGGTCTTCGCCCACTGTTTCTGCACGCGAGCGCAGGTCTCGATGGCACGCCGGGCGTCGTCGGCGTTGCCGTTCGCGACGGTCGCGACGACCTCCTCGGTCGCCGGGGCGACGACGTCGAATCGTTCGCCGGTGGTCGATTCGACCCACTCACCGTCGATGAACAATCCAGTGCTGACTCGGGACACTGCGTCGGAGACGCCCACCCGTGTCCCGACAATCGTTGCGTCGGTCATGCGCTTTCCTCCTCGGAGATGGTGTTGTTCATCGACATTCGCGGTCCGGGATCGAGCAGTTCTGCGAGATGTTGCCCCGGGGCGGATAAACCGATCTGCGCGACCTGCATCGCGCACGAAAAGCCGTCCGTGACCACCGCGGAATCGTCGCCGGCCGCGCGCAGTGCCGGCGCGAGGGAGGTCTCGGCGACCTTCATGCTGATGTCGTGGTGTTGTTTCTCGAATCCGAAGTTGCCTGCCACGCCGCAGCATCCGACTGCGTCGCGGACGTCGTCGACTCCCGCTGCGGTCAGGATCCGGCGATGGCTTCCGGCGCCGAACACGGAGTACTCGTGGCAGTGCGTCTGCAGCACCATCTCGTTCGGCAGCGGCGGTACAGGGGCGGGTGTCCAACCGTTGCGCACCAAGGTGTCCACGTAGGACGCGAAGCTGTGGACCCGTGCGGCGACGCGACGCGCAGCCTCGGTAGGCACCAGCTCGGGCAGGTCCTTGCGCAGTGCGGCCGCGCAACTCGGCTCGACGACGACGATCGGCCGGTCGGTGCCGTCGTCGAGTGTGCGGGCGGCGTGGGAGAGTTTCTTCTTCGCGGTGTCGAGCTGACCGGTGGAAATCCACGTCAGTCCGCAGCACGCGTCCGCGGAGCAGCTCACCTGCTGATCCGCCGAGGCGAGCACGCGGGCGGCGGCACCGGCGACCTCCGGCCGCAACCCCCGAGTGAAGGTGTCGACGAACAGCACCACGGGCGTCGAACCGGACCGGCCGCTCAGCGCGTCGCTCACGGCCTTCTTCCAGGCTCGCCGGGGGGCGAAGGGCGGAAGTACCCGGTCGGGGGAGATGCCGCCGAGTGCGGCGGCGCGCTTCGCGAGAGAAGTGCGCAGGACCGCGTTGACCAGCGGTGCTGCCAAACCCGTGACGCGGAGCCAGCGTGGCAGCCAACCCAGCGAATAGTGCGATACCGGTCGTCGTGTGCCGTCGTAGTAGTGCGAGAAGAACTCGGATTTGTAGGTGGCCATGTCGACGCCGGCCGGGCAGTCGGTCGAGCAGGCCTTGCACGACAGGCATAGATCGAGTGCCTCACGCACCTCCTCGGACTTCCACCCTTGTTCGAGCGTGCGGGCGCCGCGCACCATCTCCTGCAGGACCCGGGCCCGGCCGCGAGTGGAGTCCTTCTCGTCGCGGGTCGCGCGGTAGCTCGGGCACATCACGCCACCGGAGTCGGATCGGCATCGTCCGACGCCGATGCAGCCCTGGACGGCGTGTATCCACGGGTCGGGGGTGTGTTGCGGCCGCGCGCCGTCGGGGCGGACGGCCTCGATCGGGTGCAGGTCGTAGTGGGTACGCCAGGTGCGTTCGGGAACGCCCGCCAACGCCAGATCGGCATCGATCCGCGCCGGGTCGGTCAGCGATCCC harbors:
- a CDS encoding NAD-dependent succinate-semialdehyde dehydrogenase, with amino-acid sequence MTDATIVGTRVGVSDAVSRVSTGLFIDGEWVESTTGERFDVVAPATEEVVATVANGNADDARRAIETCARVQKQWAKTAPRERSVILRRAYELILDRQDEFATIMTTEMGKPFAEAKGEVAYAAEFFRWFSEEAVRIGGDVTSTGDGATRILVSKEPVGPCVLVTPWNFPLAMGTRKIGPAIAAGCTIVFKPSELTPLTSLALVDVLIEAGVPKGVLNVVPTTAPGEVVSTWMSSGIARKISFTGSTAVGIRLLEQASQHVMRSSMELGGNAPFIVFEDADLDRAVDGALAAKMRNMGEACTAANRIFVQRAVADRFAEKLAARMDALVVGDGLVEGTQVGPLVEEKALAKVERLVADAVERGARVVCGGSRSEGPGYFYPPTVLADVSKDSALMSEEIFGPVAPIVVFDTEDEVVEIANKTPWGLAGYIFTQDVDRSFRVSEALEVGMVGLNTGIVSNPAAPFGGIKASGLGREGSTIGIDEFLEVKYVAVPRR